A genomic stretch from Rhinatrema bivittatum chromosome 9, aRhiBiv1.1, whole genome shotgun sequence includes:
- the LOC115099227 gene encoding LOW QUALITY PROTEIN: fibrinogen-like protein 1 (The sequence of the model RefSeq protein was modified relative to this genomic sequence to represent the inferred CDS: deleted 1 base in 1 codon): MNSAFPLKCFSGIAILLCLSFHQVKPQVPDSQPVAKGEDCSDIWKKNPESGSGVYSIKPAGAPQVYQVFCEMNKDGGWTVIQKHDGADSLAFDKGWEEYKQGFGNRGGEHWLGLDPIYYLTNQAGKTAQLLVSLEAFSNAKAYAQYASFKVGNEENGYHLSLGAYSGTAGDAFRGQNDGEDLRSQDGSKFSTIDRDNDGCDPCRMGDRAYKSCSQDRKYSGWWFSSCGMADLNGEWHSQDDYKDWDSGVHWETWNSSESLKSSVLKIKTA; encoded by the exons ATGAATTCAGCTTTTCCACTGAAGTGTTTTTCTGGCATAGCCATACTGCTATGCCTCTCTTTTCACCAAGTCAAGCCACAG GTTCCAGATTCTCAGCCAGTGGCTAA aggtgaggATTGTTCTGAcatctggaagaaaaatccagaGTCTGGTAGTGGAGTATACTCAATAAAACCAGCAGGGGCACCACAAGTTTACCAG GTTTTCTGTGAGATGAACAAGGACGGAGGCTGGACAGTCATACAGAAACACGATGGTGCAGACTCCCTG GCTTTTGACAAAGGTTGGGAAGAATATAAACAAGGATTTGGAAACCGTGGAG GTGAACACTGGCTGGGTCTGGACCCCATTTATTACCTGACAAACCAGGCAGGCAAGACAGCTCAGCTATTAGTGAGCCTGGAAGCTTTCAGCAATGCTAAAGCCTATGcacaatatgcatccttcaaagTCGGCAATGAAGAGAATGGCTATCATCTTTCATTAGGTGCATACTCTGGTACTGCAG GAGACGCATTCCGAGGACAGAACGATGGCGAGGACCTCAGGAGCCAGGACGGCAGCAAGTTCAGCACCATTGATAGGGACAATGATGGTTGTGACCCCTGCAGAATGGGCGATAGGGCTTACAAGAGCTGCAGCCAGGATCGAAAATACTCTGGCTGGTGGTTCAGTAGCTGTGGCATGGCAGATCTGAATGGGGAGTGGCATTCCCAGGACGACTACAAAGACTGGGACTCCGGCGTGCACTGGGAAACCTGGAACAGCAGTGAATCACTGAAATCCAGTGTCCTCAAAATAAAAACAGCTTAA